A genomic region of Desulfosarcina ovata subsp. ovata contains the following coding sequences:
- a CDS encoding RNA polymerase sigma factor — MIFRSRHIRRSDADLVARVADGDEGAFGELLKRHQDAVYGFAWRMLRDPQEAEDITQEAFLRLYQAAGRYRPKASLRTLLLRIAKNLCIDYYRKKRPERIDPFPDIPGSETPLGLLENAIDADRLEKAIDGLPVNQRTAIVLRHTQQLPYQRIADVMDLSVGAVESLLVRARRRLREVLREDG; from the coding sequence ATGATTTTTCGATCCCGCCACATCCGGCGCAGTGATGCCGATTTGGTTGCCCGGGTTGCCGACGGTGATGAAGGGGCTTTCGGGGAGCTTTTGAAGCGTCACCAGGATGCGGTATACGGCTTTGCATGGCGGATGCTGAGAGACCCCCAGGAGGCCGAGGATATCACCCAGGAAGCGTTCCTGCGCCTCTACCAGGCAGCGGGGCGCTACCGTCCGAAGGCGTCCCTGCGGACTTTACTGTTGCGGATCGCCAAAAACCTGTGCATCGATTACTACCGCAAAAAACGGCCCGAACGGATTGATCCGTTTCCGGACATTCCCGGTAGTGAGACCCCCCTCGGTCTGCTCGAAAATGCCATCGACGCCGATCGCCTGGAAAAGGCCATTGACGGTCTCCCCGTCAACCAGCGCACCGCGATTGTGTTGCGCCACACCCAGCAGCTTCCCTACCAACGTATCGCCGACGTCATGGATCTTAGCGTGGGGGCTGTGGAATCCCTGCTGGTGCGTGCCCGCCGACGGTTGCGTGAAGTACTCAGGGAAGATGGCTGA